From the genome of Vicia villosa cultivar HV-30 ecotype Madison, WI linkage group LG2, Vvil1.0, whole genome shotgun sequence, one region includes:
- the LOC131652856 gene encoding RNA-binding KH domain-containing protein RCF3 — MGGQRERSNYGKRPRSQSDYEGGGNKRRNGGDDRDQFVIDKEDTVFRYLCVGRKIGSIIGRGGEIVKQLRVETRAKIRIGETVPGCDERVVTVYSSSGETNALDDGGKNVSPAEDALFKIHDRVVAEDLHSDQEEEGGPQVTARLLVPADQIGCVLGKGGQIVQTMRTETGAQIRILKDDHVPLCALRSDELVQISGDAAVVKKALHQIASRLHLNPSRTQHLLASSVPGGYQSGGSLLGPTAGPPIVGIAPLAGSYGGYKGDSGDWPRSMYSAPRDEISPMEFTIRLVCPTGNLGGVIGKGGAIINQIRQESGATIKVDSSAKGDECLITIATKEFFEENFSPTIEAAVRLQPRCSEKNERDSGIISFTTRLLVSSSRIGCLIGKGGSIITEMRRLTKSNIRILSKENLPKIASGDDEMVQISGDLDVAKDALVHVLTRLRANLFDREGAVSGFLPVLPYIPAPADSSDGLGYDSRDGRRHGRGHSYSSGYGGSNDLGAGDTYGSYGGSQLPGSSAYGDYESYSLGRDSTVWLPSQSSVSRRRNHAY, encoded by the exons ATGGGTGGTCAAAGAGAAAGAAGTAATTATGGTAAGCGACCTCGATCGCAATCTGATTATGAAGGCGGTGGAAATAAAAGGAGGAATGGAGGTGATGATAGGGATCAGTTTGTGATTGATAAAGAAGATACTGTTTTTCGATATTTGTGCGTTGGGAGGAAGATTGGGAGTATCATTGGTAGAGGAGGTGAGATTGTTAAGCAATTGAGGGTAGAAACTAGGGCTAAGATTAGGATTGGCGAGACTGTGCCGGGGTGTGACGAGCGTGTTGTTACTGTTTATAGTTCGAGTGGCGAGACGAATGCTCTTGATGATGGTGGTAAGAATGTGTCGCCTGCTGAAGATGCTTTGTTTAAGATTCATGATAGAGTGGTTGCTGAGGATTTACACAGTGATCAGGAGGAAGAAGGCGGTCCTCAAGTGACTGCTAGGCTGTTAGTGCCGGCTGATCAGATAGGATGTGTTCTTGGAAAAGGCGGGCAGATTGTTCAGACCATGCGCACTGAAACTGGGGCTCAGATTCGTATACTTAAGGATGACCATGTGCCTCTATGTGCCTTGCGTTCTGATGAGCTTGTTCAG ATTTCCGGGGATGCTGCAGTTGTGAAAAAGGCTTTGCATCAAATTGCATCTCGACTTCACCTTAACCCTTCTCGAACTCAGCATCTGCTTGCTTCTTCTGTTCCTGGCGGATATCAAAGTGGTGGTTCACTCTTGGGTCCAACTGCAGGACCTCCGATTGTGGGGATCGCTCCTCTTGCTGGTTCCTATGGGGGATATAAAGGTGACTCTGGTGACTGGCCGCGGTCTATGTACTCGGCTCCCAGGGATGAAATTTCACCCATGGAGTTTACTATTCGATTGGTTTGTCCAACTGGAAACCTTGGGGGTGTAATAGGGAAAGGTGGTGCCATAATAAATCAAATTAGGCAGGAATCTGGTGCAACAATCAAAGTTGATAGTTCTGCCAAAGGAGATGAATGCTTAATAACCATTGCAACAAAAGAG TTCTTTGAAGAAAATTTCTCTCCAACAATAGAAGCAGCCGTGCGTTTGCAGCCTCGATGCAGCGAAAAAAATGAAAGAGATTCTGGAATCATCTCTTTCACTACCCGTCTGCTGGTTTCATCATCAAGAATTGGTTGCCTTATTGGTAAAGGAGGATCTATTATAACTGAGATGAGGAGGCTTACAAAATCCAACATTCGCATACTGTCAAAGGAAAATCTTCCTAAAATTGCTTCCGGAGATGATGAAATGGTGCAG ATTTCTGGAGACCTTGATGTTGCCAAAGATGCTCTTGTTCATGTTCTTACACGATTGAGAGCAAACCTTTTTGATAGAGAGGGTGCTGTCTCTGGATTCCTTCCAGTTCTACCATATATTCCTGCTCCAGCAGACTCCTCAGACGGTCTTGGCTATGACAGTAGGGATGGAAGAAGACATGGACGCGGGCATTCATATTCAAGTGGCTATGGAGGATCAAATGATTTAGGAGCTGGCGACACTTATGGAAGCTATGGTGGTTCACAG CTTCCTGGAAGCAGTGCTTATGGGGACTATGAAAGTTATTCTTTGGGACGTGATAGTACTGTTTG GTTGCCCAGTCAGAGCAGTGTTTCTAGGAGGAGAAACCATGCTTACTAA